A window of Ruania suaedae contains these coding sequences:
- the pepN gene encoding aminopeptidase N, with translation MPGTNLTRDEAATRAALLSVDSYAIDLDLTGSETHFASTTVIRFSCSQPGGSTFADLVGAEIHRITLNGTELAAADVYADSRIRLENLAAQNELRVEATLPYSRTGEGLHRFVDPADQRVYTYTQFEVPDARRVYTTFEQPDLKSVFTFTVTAPQQWRVISNAATPQPTPAGEGTATWAFPTTERMSTYITALIAGEYHEVLDSYQGAHGTIPLGHYCRQSQTEHLDVETLLHITKQGFAFFEETFGVPYAFGKYDQLYVPEYNMGAMENAGAVTFRDEYLPRSRQTHSFYQNRANTILHEMAHMWFGDLVTMMWWDDLWLNESFAEWASHHAMASATEYTEVWTAFTNARKNWAYRQDQLPSTHPIAADNHDLEAVEVNFDGITYAKGASTLKQLVAWVGLEEFLAGLRAYFTEHAFSNTEFADLLRALEASSGRELGPWADEWLKTSGVNTLSPEFTLSDGGAYETFTVRQGAAAEFPTLRRHRIGIGLYDLREGALTLRERVEVDVRGASTVIEELAGKAQPDLLLLNDGDLTYAKIRLDERSLATAVAHIQDAPDSLTRALLWGAAWDMTRDAQLPVSAFVDLVLAGVGSETDLTAVARLTGSVRTAIELYAHPSLRDGLREVWEAGLRELLQQAAPGSDHQLSFARALAGGAETPESLDLIEALLEGSSPLEGLTVDTDLRWSLLTGLVRTGRAGEDRIAAELEADATISGQERAALARAVRPDAEAKATAWRDAIERDDVPNETQRQIAVGFATLGQAELLEPYLERYLTAAETMWEEKGVQRTSTALTYMFPLVLASEAAVARVSQWLETSSANPSAKRFVREGLDDMQRALTAQQAVHR, from the coding sequence ATGCCTGGAACCAATCTGACCCGGGACGAGGCCGCTACCCGCGCCGCCCTCCTCTCCGTCGACTCCTACGCCATCGATCTGGACCTGACCGGTTCGGAGACCCACTTCGCCAGCACCACCGTGATCCGGTTCTCCTGCTCGCAGCCAGGAGGGTCCACCTTCGCCGACCTGGTGGGCGCCGAGATCCACCGGATCACGCTCAACGGGACCGAGTTGGCGGCCGCGGATGTCTACGCCGACTCCCGGATCCGGCTCGAGAACCTGGCCGCGCAGAACGAGCTGCGGGTGGAGGCCACGCTCCCCTACTCCCGCACCGGGGAGGGCCTGCACCGGTTCGTGGACCCGGCCGATCAGCGCGTCTACACCTACACCCAGTTCGAGGTGCCGGACGCCCGCCGCGTCTACACCACCTTCGAGCAGCCCGACCTGAAGTCGGTGTTCACCTTCACCGTCACCGCACCGCAGCAGTGGCGGGTCATCTCCAACGCCGCGACCCCGCAGCCCACCCCGGCCGGCGAAGGCACCGCCACCTGGGCCTTCCCGACCACGGAGCGGATGTCGACCTACATCACCGCGCTGATCGCCGGTGAGTACCACGAGGTGCTCGACTCCTACCAGGGCGCGCACGGGACCATCCCGCTGGGCCACTACTGCCGCCAGTCGCAGACCGAGCACCTGGACGTGGAGACCCTGCTGCACATCACCAAGCAGGGCTTCGCCTTCTTCGAGGAGACCTTCGGCGTCCCCTACGCCTTCGGCAAGTACGACCAGCTGTACGTGCCGGAGTACAACATGGGCGCGATGGAGAACGCCGGCGCCGTCACCTTCCGGGACGAGTACCTGCCCCGGTCGCGGCAGACGCACTCCTTCTACCAGAACCGCGCCAACACGATCCTGCACGAGATGGCGCACATGTGGTTCGGCGACCTCGTCACGATGATGTGGTGGGACGACCTGTGGCTGAACGAGTCCTTCGCCGAGTGGGCCTCCCACCACGCGATGGCCAGTGCCACCGAGTACACCGAGGTCTGGACCGCCTTCACCAACGCCCGCAAGAACTGGGCCTACCGGCAGGACCAGTTGCCCTCCACCCACCCCATCGCGGCGGACAACCACGACCTGGAGGCCGTGGAGGTCAACTTCGACGGGATCACCTACGCCAAGGGCGCCTCCACCCTCAAGCAGCTCGTGGCCTGGGTGGGCCTGGAGGAGTTCCTGGCCGGGCTGCGCGCCTACTTCACCGAGCACGCCTTCTCCAACACCGAGTTCGCCGACCTGCTCCGGGCCCTGGAGGCCTCCTCCGGCCGGGAGCTGGGCCCCTGGGCGGATGAGTGGCTGAAGACCTCCGGGGTGAACACCCTCTCCCCGGAGTTCACGCTCTCCGACGGCGGAGCCTACGAGACCTTCACCGTGCGCCAGGGCGCCGCGGCGGAATTTCCCACGCTGCGCCGTCACCGGATCGGCATCGGCCTGTACGACCTGCGCGAGGGTGCCCTCACGCTGCGCGAGCGGGTGGAGGTCGACGTGCGCGGCGCCTCGACCGTGATCGAGGAGCTCGCCGGCAAGGCCCAGCCCGATCTGCTGCTGCTCAACGACGGTGACCTCACCTACGCCAAGATCCGCCTCGACGAGCGCTCGCTGGCCACCGCGGTCGCCCACATCCAGGACGCGCCGGACTCGCTCACCCGCGCCTTGCTGTGGGGGGCAGCCTGGGACATGACCCGCGACGCTCAGCTCCCGGTCTCGGCCTTCGTGGACCTCGTGCTGGCCGGTGTGGGCAGCGAGACCGACCTGACGGCGGTCGCCCGGCTCACCGGGTCGGTGCGCACCGCGATCGAGCTGTACGCCCACCCGAGCCTGCGCGACGGTCTGCGCGAGGTCTGGGAGGCGGGCCTGCGCGAACTGCTCCAGCAGGCGGCGCCGGGCAGCGACCACCAGCTCAGCTTCGCGCGTGCGCTGGCCGGTGGGGCCGAGACGCCGGAGAGCCTGGACCTGATCGAGGCCCTGCTCGAGGGGTCCAGCCCGCTCGAGGGGCTGACCGTGGACACCGACCTGCGCTGGTCGCTGCTCACCGGGCTGGTCCGCACCGGGCGCGCCGGTGAGGACCGGATCGCCGCCGAGCTGGAGGCCGACGCCACCATCTCCGGTCAGGAGCGGGCAGCCCTGGCGCGGGCGGTCCGCCCCGACGCCGAGGCCAAGGCCACCGCCTGGCGGGATGCGATCGAGCGTGACGACGTCCCGAACGAGACCCAGCGTCAGATCGCCGTCGGGTTCGCCACGCTCGGCCAGGCCGAGCTGCTCGAGCCCTACCTCGAGCGTTACCTCACCGCCGCGGAGACGATGTGGGAGGAGAAGGGCGTGCAGCGCACGTCCACGGCGCTGACGTACATGTTCCCGCTGGTACTGGCCTCCGAGGCCGCGGTGGCGCGGGTGTCACAGTGGCTGGAGACCTCCTCGGCGAACCCGTCCGCGAAGCGGTTCGTGCGCGAGGGTCTGGATGACATGCAGCGGGCGCTGACGGCGCAGCAGGCCGTCCACCGCTGA
- a CDS encoding GNAT family N-acetyltransferase: MSQQNVTLRPVQDGDLDAFFAQLRDPQAASLAGEVFEDPNDRQGFDAHWRHLRADESVHVRTIEIAEQGGARVVGHIRERTVSDEHRVSFWIERACWGRGITTQALGQFLHEITVRPMIARVPRHNKPAVVVLRRNGFHHVGEESGYDAARGRVVDELVLRHA, translated from the coding sequence ATGTCCCAGCAGAACGTCACGTTGCGTCCGGTTCAGGATGGCGATCTGGACGCCTTCTTCGCCCAGCTGCGCGATCCGCAGGCGGCCTCCCTGGCCGGTGAGGTCTTCGAGGACCCGAACGACCGGCAGGGGTTCGACGCCCACTGGCGCCACCTGCGCGCCGACGAGTCCGTGCACGTGCGCACCATCGAGATCGCCGAGCAGGGCGGCGCCCGCGTGGTGGGCCACATCCGCGAGCGCACCGTGTCCGACGAGCACCGGGTCTCCTTCTGGATCGAGCGGGCCTGCTGGGGCCGCGGCATCACCACCCAGGCGCTCGGGCAGTTCCTCCACGAGATCACCGTGCGCCCGATGATCGCCCGGGTGCCGCGCCACAACAAGCCCGCCGTGGTGGTCCTGCGCCGCAACGGTTTCCACCATGTGGGTGAGGAATCGGGCTACGACGCGGCACGTGGGCGGGTGGTGGACGAACTGGTGCTGCGTCACGCCTGA
- a CDS encoding NupC/NupG family nucleoside CNT transporter, whose product MIDVLWGLGGMILLLGVALLFSADRRKIRVRTVGLALATQLVIAVLVLYVPWGESALETISSGVQAVIGTSTSGIEFLFGPVLPEEGSIFAFQVLPVIVFFASLTAVLYHLGALQWVVRIIGGGLAKVLGTTRPESMNAAANIFVGQTEAPLVIRPYVKRLSQSELFAVMTGGLTTVAGSVLVGYALLGARLDYLIAASFMAAPGALAMAKLLVPSGSLERTREREPVPATAGGGSATAGGGSADAEDTGDSGDSELGGHRYRRSAPVGAGAGTETTTTTGTVSGSDDSRPTTEPEPDEPDDDDEDEPEKARNVIDAAARGAGDGLRLALNVGAMLLAFISLIALGNLLVGWIAGWFGAELTIESILGYVFAPVMFAVGVPWGEALQAGSFLGQKVILNEFVAFSDFAPQAENFSAKTQAVVTFALTGFANLGSIGILLGGLGGIAPKRRGDIAQLGLRAVLAATLANLMSATFVGMLIG is encoded by the coding sequence GTGATCGACGTCCTCTGGGGGCTGGGCGGGATGATTCTCCTGCTCGGCGTCGCCCTGCTGTTCTCCGCCGACCGGCGCAAGATCCGGGTGCGCACCGTCGGGCTGGCGCTGGCCACCCAGCTGGTCATCGCGGTGCTCGTGCTCTACGTGCCGTGGGGCGAGAGCGCGCTGGAGACCATCTCCTCAGGGGTGCAGGCGGTTATCGGCACCTCCACCAGCGGGATCGAGTTCCTGTTCGGGCCGGTGCTGCCCGAGGAGGGCTCGATCTTCGCCTTCCAGGTGTTGCCGGTGATCGTCTTCTTCGCCTCCCTCACGGCGGTGCTCTACCACCTGGGCGCGCTGCAGTGGGTGGTGCGCATCATCGGCGGTGGGCTGGCGAAGGTGCTGGGCACCACCCGGCCGGAGTCGATGAACGCGGCCGCGAACATCTTCGTCGGCCAGACCGAGGCTCCGCTGGTGATTCGCCCGTACGTGAAGCGGCTGAGCCAGTCCGAGCTGTTCGCGGTGATGACCGGCGGGCTGACCACCGTGGCCGGCTCGGTGCTGGTGGGGTACGCGCTGCTCGGCGCCCGGCTGGACTACCTCATCGCCGCCAGCTTCATGGCCGCGCCCGGCGCCCTGGCGATGGCCAAGCTACTCGTGCCCAGCGGCTCGCTCGAGCGCACCCGCGAGCGCGAGCCCGTACCGGCCACGGCGGGTGGGGGCTCGGCCACGGCCGGTGGGGGCTCGGCCGACGCCGAGGACACCGGCGACTCGGGCGACTCCGAGCTCGGCGGCCACCGCTACCGCCGCTCAGCACCCGTGGGCGCCGGCGCGGGGACCGAGACGACCACCACCACGGGCACGGTCAGCGGCAGCGACGACTCCCGTCCCACGACCGAGCCCGAGCCCGACGAGCCCGATGACGACGACGAGGACGAGCCCGAGAAGGCACGCAACGTCATCGACGCCGCCGCCCGCGGCGCCGGGGACGGGCTGCGGCTGGCGCTCAACGTCGGCGCGATGCTGCTGGCCTTCATCTCCCTGATCGCTCTCGGCAACCTGCTCGTCGGCTGGATCGCCGGCTGGTTCGGGGCCGAGCTGACCATCGAGTCCATCCTCGGGTACGTCTTCGCCCCGGTGATGTTCGCCGTCGGGGTCCCCTGGGGTGAGGCCCTGCAGGCGGGCAGCTTCCTCGGCCAGAAGGTGATCCTGAACGAGTTCGTCGCCTTCAGCGACTTCGCCCCCCAGGCGGAGAACTTCTCCGCCAAGACGCAGGCGGTGGTCACCTTCGCCCTCACCGGCTTCGCCAACCTGGGCTCGATCGGCATCCTGCTCGGCGGTCTGGGCGGCATCGCCCCGAAGCGCCGCGGTGACATCGCCCAGCTCGGTCTGCGTGCGGTGCTCGCGGCCACGCTGGCGAACCTGATGAGCGCCACCTTCGTCGGCATGCTGATCGGGTGA
- a CDS encoding acetate/propionate family kinase, with protein MSSADTTTAQHVLVVNAGSSSLKYQVLDPATGTAIATGLIERVGAEGGRLTHTTVGTDHERDLDVPDHGAAMAAMTDAFAEHGPDLAEANLVAVGHRVVQGGARFGGSVVIDDEVESIIEDLATLAPLHNPPNLEGIRAARATFTEIPHVAVFDTAFHLTMPEQAATYALDREVAERHRIRRYGAHGTSHQYVSRVAAQHLGIPAEQANLIVLHLGNGASATAVQNGRSVDTSMGLTPLEGLVMGTRTGDIDPAVVFHLARTAGMSIDEIDTLMNRRSGMLGLTGHSDMRDVAEAMDAGDEHARLGMEVYTYRLRKYIGAYTAVLGRVDAVVFTAGIGENSAPVRAGALTGLEHLGIELDPGANERRRSGPDPVRISTDSSPVAVLVVPTNEEAEIAREAVAVTGAKAGPQPG; from the coding sequence ATGAGCAGCGCAGACACCACGACGGCGCAGCACGTCCTGGTCGTCAACGCCGGGTCATCCTCGCTGAAGTACCAGGTCCTCGACCCCGCCACCGGCACCGCGATCGCCACCGGGCTGATCGAGCGGGTGGGCGCCGAGGGCGGCCGCCTCACCCACACCACCGTCGGGACCGACCACGAGCGTGACCTGGACGTGCCCGATCACGGCGCCGCCATGGCCGCGATGACCGACGCCTTCGCCGAGCACGGACCCGACCTGGCCGAGGCGAACCTGGTGGCCGTGGGCCACCGGGTGGTCCAGGGCGGCGCCCGGTTCGGCGGCTCGGTGGTGATCGATGACGAGGTGGAGTCGATCATCGAGGACCTCGCCACGCTGGCGCCGCTGCATAACCCGCCCAACCTGGAGGGCATCCGCGCTGCCCGCGCCACCTTCACTGAGATCCCGCACGTGGCCGTCTTCGACACCGCCTTCCACCTGACGATGCCCGAGCAGGCCGCCACCTACGCCCTGGACCGGGAGGTGGCTGAGCGCCACCGCATCCGTCGCTATGGCGCGCACGGCACCTCCCACCAGTACGTCTCCCGGGTGGCCGCCCAGCACCTGGGCATCCCGGCTGAGCAGGCCAACCTCATCGTGCTGCACCTGGGCAACGGCGCCTCCGCCACCGCCGTCCAGAACGGCCGCTCGGTGGACACCTCGATGGGCCTGACCCCGCTGGAGGGCCTGGTGATGGGCACCCGCACCGGCGACATCGACCCCGCGGTGGTCTTCCACCTGGCCCGCACCGCCGGGATGAGCATCGACGAGATCGACACCCTCATGAACCGCCGCTCGGGCATGCTCGGCCTCACCGGGCACTCGGACATGCGCGACGTGGCCGAGGCGATGGACGCCGGCGACGAGCACGCCCGGCTGGGCATGGAGGTCTACACCTACCGCCTGCGCAAGTACATCGGCGCCTACACCGCCGTGCTCGGCCGGGTGGACGCCGTCGTGTTCACCGCGGGCATCGGGGAGAACTCGGCGCCGGTGCGCGCCGGCGCACTCACGGGCCTGGAGCACCTGGGCATCGAGCTCGATCCCGGCGCCAATGAGCGCCGCCGCAGCGGACCCGATCCAGTGCGCATCTCCACCGACTCCTCCCCCGTGGCGGTGCTGGTGGTGCCCACGAACGAGGAGGCCGAGATCGCCCGCGAGGCGGTCGCCGTCACCGGTGCGAAAGCAGGCCCGCAGCCGGGGTAG